A genomic stretch from Microcebus murinus isolate Inina chromosome 11, M.murinus_Inina_mat1.0, whole genome shotgun sequence includes:
- the IRX2 gene encoding iroquois-class homeodomain protein IRX-2 isoform X1 has protein sequence MSYPQGYLYQAPGSLALYSCPAYGASALAAPRSEELARSASGSAFSPYPGSAAFTAQAATGFGSPLQYSADAAAAAAGFPSYMGAPYDAHTTGMTGAISYHPYGSAAYPYQLNDPAYRKNATRDATATLKAWLNEHRKNPYPTKGEKIMLAIITKMTLTQVSTWFANARRRLKKENKMTWAPRNKSEDEDEDEGDAARSKDESPDKAQEGTETSAEDEGISLHVDSLTDHSCSAESDGEKLPCHTGDPLCESGSECKDKYEDLEDDEDDEEEGERGLAPAKPVTSSPLTGVEAPLLSPAPEPAPRGGSGGKTPLSSRTSPGAPPPASKPKLWSLAEIATSDLKQPSLGPGCAPPGLPAAAAPASSGAPPGGSPYPASPLLGRHLYYTSPFYGNYTNYGNLNAALQGQGLLRYNSAAAAPSEALHAAPKAASDAGKAGAHPLEPHYRPPGGGYEPKKDASEGCTVVGGGVQPYL, from the exons ATGTCCTACCCGCAGGGCTACCTGTACCAAGCGCCCGGCTCGCTGGCGCTCTACTCGTGCCCGGCGTACGGCGCGTCGGCGCTGGCGGCGCCGCGCAGCGAGGAGCTGGCGCGATCAGCGTCGGGCTCGGCGTTCAGCCCGTACCCGGGCTCGGCGGCCTTCACGGCACAGGCGGCCACCGGCTTTGGCAGCCCGCTGCAGTACTCGGCCGACGCTGCCGCCGCCGCGGCCGGCTTCCCGTCCTACATG GGCGCGCCCTACGACGCTCACACGACCGGGATGACGGGCGCCATCAGCTACCACCCGTACGGCAGCGCGGCCTACCCGTACCAGCTCAACGACCCGGCGTACCGCAAGAACGCCACGCGGGACGCCACGGCCACGCTCAAGGCCTGGCTCAACGAGCACCGCAAGAACCCCTACCCCACCAAGGGCGAGAAGATCATGCTGGCCATCATCACGAAGATGACCCTCACGCAGGTGTCCACCTGGTTCGCCAACGCGCGCCGGCGCCTCAAGAAGGAGAACAAGATGACGTGGGCCCCGAGGAACAAAAgcgaggatgaggatgaggacgAGGGCGACGCGGCGAGGAGCAAGGATGAGAGCCCCGACAAGGCGCAGGAGGGCACTGAGACGTCGGCGGAGGACGAAG GGATCAGCCTGCACGTCGACTCGCTCACGGATCACTCCTGCTCGGCCGAGTCGGACGGGGAGAAGCTACCGTGCCATACCGGGGACCCTCTGTGCGAATCGGGCTCAGAGTGCAAGGACAAGTATGAGGACCTGGAGGACGACGAGGACGACGAGGAGGAGGGCGAGCGGGGCCTGGCGCCGGCCAAGCCCGTGACCTCCTCGCCGCTCACCGGCGTGGAGGCGCCGCTGCTGAGCCCCGCGCCGGAGCCCGCACCCCGCGGGGGCAGCGGCGGCAAGACGCCCCTGAGCAGCCGGACGTCGCCAGGCGCGCCGCCGCCCGCCAGCAAGCCCAAGCTGTGGTCGCTGGCCGAGATCGCCACGTCGGACCTGAAGCAGCCGAGCTTGGGCCCGGGCTGTGCGCCCCCGGGGCTGCCCGCGGCCGCAGCGCCCGCCTCGTCCGGGGCCCCGCCCGGCGGCTCGCCCTACCCCGCCTCGCCGCTGCTCGGCCGCCACCTCTACTACACGTCGCCCTTCTATGGCAACTACACAAACTACGGGAACTTGAACGCGGCGCTGCAGGGCCAGGGGCTCCTGCGGTACAACTCGGCGGCCGCGGCCCCCAGCGAGGCGCTGCACGCGGCGCCCAAGGCGGCCAGCGACGCGGGCAAGGCGGGCGCGCACCCGCTGGAGCCCCACTACCGGCCCCCGGGCGGCGGCTACGAGCCCAAGAAAG ATGCCAGTGAGGGCTGCACCGTGGTTGGCGGGGGCGTCCAGCCCTACCTATAG
- the IRX2 gene encoding iroquois-class homeodomain protein IRX-2 isoform X2, with protein sequence MTGAISYHPYGSAAYPYQLNDPAYRKNATRDATATLKAWLNEHRKNPYPTKGEKIMLAIITKMTLTQVSTWFANARRRLKKENKMTWAPRNKSEDEDEDEGDAARSKDESPDKAQEGTETSAEDEGISLHVDSLTDHSCSAESDGEKLPCHTGDPLCESGSECKDKYEDLEDDEDDEEEGERGLAPAKPVTSSPLTGVEAPLLSPAPEPAPRGGSGGKTPLSSRTSPGAPPPASKPKLWSLAEIATSDLKQPSLGPGCAPPGLPAAAAPASSGAPPGGSPYPASPLLGRHLYYTSPFYGNYTNYGNLNAALQGQGLLRYNSAAAAPSEALHAAPKAASDAGKAGAHPLEPHYRPPGGGYEPKKDASEGCTVVGGGVQPYL encoded by the exons ATGACGGGCGCCATCAGCTACCACCCGTACGGCAGCGCGGCCTACCCGTACCAGCTCAACGACCCGGCGTACCGCAAGAACGCCACGCGGGACGCCACGGCCACGCTCAAGGCCTGGCTCAACGAGCACCGCAAGAACCCCTACCCCACCAAGGGCGAGAAGATCATGCTGGCCATCATCACGAAGATGACCCTCACGCAGGTGTCCACCTGGTTCGCCAACGCGCGCCGGCGCCTCAAGAAGGAGAACAAGATGACGTGGGCCCCGAGGAACAAAAgcgaggatgaggatgaggacgAGGGCGACGCGGCGAGGAGCAAGGATGAGAGCCCCGACAAGGCGCAGGAGGGCACTGAGACGTCGGCGGAGGACGAAG GGATCAGCCTGCACGTCGACTCGCTCACGGATCACTCCTGCTCGGCCGAGTCGGACGGGGAGAAGCTACCGTGCCATACCGGGGACCCTCTGTGCGAATCGGGCTCAGAGTGCAAGGACAAGTATGAGGACCTGGAGGACGACGAGGACGACGAGGAGGAGGGCGAGCGGGGCCTGGCGCCGGCCAAGCCCGTGACCTCCTCGCCGCTCACCGGCGTGGAGGCGCCGCTGCTGAGCCCCGCGCCGGAGCCCGCACCCCGCGGGGGCAGCGGCGGCAAGACGCCCCTGAGCAGCCGGACGTCGCCAGGCGCGCCGCCGCCCGCCAGCAAGCCCAAGCTGTGGTCGCTGGCCGAGATCGCCACGTCGGACCTGAAGCAGCCGAGCTTGGGCCCGGGCTGTGCGCCCCCGGGGCTGCCCGCGGCCGCAGCGCCCGCCTCGTCCGGGGCCCCGCCCGGCGGCTCGCCCTACCCCGCCTCGCCGCTGCTCGGCCGCCACCTCTACTACACGTCGCCCTTCTATGGCAACTACACAAACTACGGGAACTTGAACGCGGCGCTGCAGGGCCAGGGGCTCCTGCGGTACAACTCGGCGGCCGCGGCCCCCAGCGAGGCGCTGCACGCGGCGCCCAAGGCGGCCAGCGACGCGGGCAAGGCGGGCGCGCACCCGCTGGAGCCCCACTACCGGCCCCCGGGCGGCGGCTACGAGCCCAAGAAAG ATGCCAGTGAGGGCTGCACCGTGGTTGGCGGGGGCGTCCAGCCCTACCTATAG